The Sphingobacterium lactis sequence TTTCGGTAGCCGACGTAGATAATTTAAAAGAAATTGTATCCGAAGCCTTGTCGCTCAAAGCAGCGCCACACGGTAATTCGGAATTGGGTAAGCACCGCATGTTGGGTCTGGTGTTCCTGAACCCGAGCCTCCGCACGCGTTTAAGCACGCAGAAGGCCGCCATTAACCTGGGCATGGATGTTATGGTCATGAACATGGATAAGGACGGATGGGCGCTTGAAACGCGCGATGGCGTGGTCATGAACGGTACCACCGTAGAACATATCCGTGAAGCTGCAGCCGTGATGGGCGAATATTGCGATATCTTGGGCTTGCGGTCTTTTCCTACCCTGAAAGATAAGGAAGCAGATTATTCCGAAGACCTGTTCAACAAATTCATCAAGTTTTGCGGAGTTCCGGTTATTTCCCTGGAAAGTGCGACCCGTCACCCCCTGCAATCTCTGACCGATCTGATCACCATTACAGAACACAAACAAAAAGACAAGCCAAAAGTGGTTTTGGCATGGGCACCCCATGTTAAAGCCTTGCCGCAGGCTGTTCCCAATTCCTTTTCGGAATGGATGTGCCGTGCACAGGAAGAAGGATTGGTGGATTTTACGATCGCCCAGCCAGCAGGCTATGAACTGAGTGAAGAGTTCAGCAAAGGAGCGCATATCACCACGAACCTGGATGAAGCCTTGGCAGATGCCGATTTCGTCTATGTGAAAAACTGGTCCTCCTTTAAGGAGTACGGTGAGGTCTATCCAGTGGCTGAAAATTGGCTGTTGGATAACGAGAAGTTAAAATTAACGAACGATGCCAAGGTGATGCACTGTCTTCCGGTACGTCGCGACTTGGAGCTTTCCTCGGAGATCCTTGACGGTCCGAATTCCTTGGTGATCAAGGAAGCCAGCAATCGCGTATGGGCCGCTCAGGTGGTATTGAAAAGAATGTTAGAAGAACTGAAGGGATAAGATTAGATGTCTGTATTAAATATTATTAAGATTGGTGGGAATGTAATTGATAACCCCGACCAACTTGAAGTATTCCTGGAGAAATTTTCTGCGCTGCCAGGGCGCAAGATATTGGTCCATGGTGGCGGTAAGATCGCTACCCGGATCGCATCGGATATGGGGATCGAGGCCAAGATGGTGGAGGGTCGTCGGATCACGGACGCCGCTATGTTGGATGTGGTCACCATGGTCTATGCCGGACTGACCAACAAGAACATTGTTGCGGCTTTGCAGAAGAACAATTGCAATGCCATTGGTCTCTGTGGCGCGGATGCGAATGTGATCAAGGCGGTGAGACGCCCTGTCAAGGAAATTGATTACGGTTTCGTAGGGGATATCCTGGCAGACTCCATAGATCCATTGGCCATCAAAAAACTTTTGGAAGCGGAGTTCATTCCGGTTTTTTCAGCAATTACCCACAACGGTAACGGACAATTGCTGAATACCAACGCCGATACTATAGCTTCCTCCTTGGCCGTTGCTCTGTCTAAACTATATGAGGTCTCCCTCATCTATTGTTTCGATAAAAACGGTGTTTTATTGGATGTCAATGATGACCAATCGGTGATAGAAACGATCCGATCGTCGGAATTTGAGCGCCTTCGGGATAGCAAGACGATCCATGATGGCATGATCCCAAAATTGTTCAACGCATTCGACGCTATTTCAAAAGGCGTCAGTAATGTGTATATTGGTCATGCTAACAATCTGCACCTGTTCCAGCAGCGTAAGTTTGGAACCTGTCTGATTGCCTAAATCAAGAAATATATGAACAAGATAACCATTATCGGAGGTGGCAATATTGGCCTTTCCCTAGCAAAGGGATTATTGAAGTCCAACTATTGCCAAGCAAATGAAATTACGATCACGCGCCGCAACCTGTCTTCCCTAGCGGAAGAAAAGGAGCTCGGCTTTCGCATCAGTGACTCAAACCCTGATGCGATTGAAGGCGCCGATTTTGTTGTATTAGCGATTCTGCCACAACAAATCAGGAAGGTTATGGACGAGTTGGCACCTGTGCTGAAGCCATCGCAGACCGTAATTTCCGTTGTTTCCGGTGTATCTTGCCAAGATATCAAAACGGTCCTTGGCGCTGACAAGGTGGTGGTTCGGGCGATGCCCAATACGGCCATTGCCATCGGACAGTCCATGACCTGTATCGCTACGGACGATGCACCAGAAGAAAAGGTGAAGGAAGTATCCATTATCTTCGAATCCGTAGGTGCTGTCGTGGTTATCAATGAGGACCTGATGACATCAGCTACGGCCTTGTGTGCCTGTGGCATTGCGTTTTTTCTACGCAGTATCCGTGCGGCATCGCAGGGTGGTGTCGAAATTGGTTTCCATGCCCATGATGCCCTAAAGATGGCCATCCAGACGGCGAAGGGCGCAGCAGATCTGTTGCTGCAGATGGAAAGCCATCCGGAAAGCGAAATCGATAAAGTGACATCACCTAAAGGCTGCACCATTGCCGGTCTCAATGAAATGGAGCACAACGGATTCAGTTCGGCCTTTATCAAGGGCATTAAACTATCCGCCAAGAAAGCCGGAGGCCTGTACAATGACTAATATCGACCAGCTTGCCGAAGAGAGCATTGGGCTCCTTTCCCAATTGATTCGAATTCCATCGTTCAGTCGGGAAGAGGAGCGGACGGCGGATGCCATCGCCAACTTCCTTCAGCAAGATGGAATACCCACACAGCGCGTAGGCAACAACATCATTGCCTACAATCATTTTTTTGATGAAGGTAAGCCAACCATACTGTTGAATTCCCATCACGACACGGTAAAACCCAATCCGGGATATACCAAGGACCCATTTGATCCTATCCAAAACGATGGTAAGCTATTCGGCTTGGGAAGTAATGATGCGGGTGGGTGTCTGGTTTCGCTAATTGCAACATTCCGGTATTATTACAACCGAGAAGACCTGGATTTTAACCTGTGCCTGTTAGCTTCGGCGGAGGAGGAGGTTTCCGGTAAGGGTGGTGTCGAAGCCGCTTTTCCAGAACTGCGTCCCTGTTCTTTCGCCATCGTTGGTGAACCGACCTTGTTGAATCTCGCTGTTGCGGAAAAGGGATTGATGGTCTTGGATTGTGAAGCCATAGGTGTTTCGGGGCATGCAGCTCGCGAAGAGGGGGATAATGCGATATATAAGGCCATGGAAGATATCCAGTGGTTCCGCACCTTTGCCTTCCCACGGCAGTCCGAATTCCTGGGGCCTGTAAAAATGAGTGTCACCATGATCGAAGCCGGTTCTCAGCACAACGTTGTTCCGGCAAGTTGCAAATTTGTGGTCGATGTGCGGACAACGGATGTGTATTCCAATTTGGAAGTGCTGGATATGATCAAGGAACATGTTAGTTCGCATGTTGTAGCGCGTTCTACCCGGTTGAATCCATCTTCCATAGCTGTCGATCATCCCATCGTCCAATCAGGAATTGCGCTCGGAAAGTCCATGTATGGCAGTCCGACCATGAGCGACCAGGCATTATTGCCCATCCCGTCCATCAAAGTAGGGCCAGGGGATTCCGCACGATCCCATACTGCAGATGAATTTATCCATTTGGAGGAACTTCATGAAGGAGTGCGGTTTTATATCGACCTTTTGGGGGATCATTTTAAAATTTAATGCCAATTCAAACCATTTGAGTAGAAAAAAATATAAAAAAACACAAAAAGCAGCTTTTTAGCTGCTTTTTTCGTTCCAGAAAGGATGTTTATGCATAAGTTATGCTCAAATTCCCTGAAAATTCAGATTCTTATAAGGTAATCTGTCTTTTAATGCTTTCTTCCAGTGAGATAATGGTTTCGGTACGTTGGATTCCTTTCAGTCCTTGGATATCCTCGTTCAATACTTTTCTTAAATGAGAAGTGTCCTTACAGATAATTTTAGCGAACATACTGTACTGACCCGTGCAATAGTGCAATTCCACAACTTCCTTCACCTGTTTCAACTGTTCTACAGCATCTGCATACTGCGAACCCTTCTCCAAATAGATTCCAAGGAACGCTGTAATGTCAAATCCAATCTTCTGTGGGTTGATTATTAGGTTTGAGCCGCGAATTATTCCCATTTCTTCCATTTTTTTCATGCGAACATGAATAGTTCCGCCAGAAACAATAAGTTTTTTTGCTATTTCTGTATATGGAATCGATGCATCTTCCATTAAAATGGATAAAATTTGAACGTCAAGCTTGTCTAAATCGTAATTTGTGTAGTTTTTTTCCATAAAAATGGTATTTATATAAGTGTTATTAATGCTTTTTTTAAAATTATCTAAAAAATTTAAAATATTTTCTAAATAAATGCAGAAAAATTTAAATTTGTATAACAAAAAGGCATAAAACTTAAAGTTTTTATGTCCCTTCCCTCAAAATAACATAGGTTTATAATTGGTTAGCGTAGAAGTCCCTCGCCCGGGGGGCTTCTTCCTATTTAAAACCAATCCTACCGCTGTCTTCTGATTTTCTGAATTTTCAAAAATAACAACATTTCTTGTTATTTTAATATTTGATTGATAAAATTAAGGTATTTTTTTTGTAAAATTTACATTGGAGTTTTCCTGATAGTTTTTTGTACTTTAGTTTTAATTCAAAAATATCCCGTGATGCAAGAAGATGATGTAAAGATTTCCCGAAAGAAACCCATTTTTCCCGTTGGCCCAGGACTGGTCAAGTACCTGAAGGCTTACCAACGTGACGGCAAGCTTCCTTTGGCCTACCGTGACCTGTTGAGTTTCCAGGAAACCATTCCATCATTGGATAAATTCGGAAATGATACCCTCTGGGAAATCCCACTCTATCCCCCGCATGTACAGGATACCCTGTACGACCAATTGAAGATTGTCTATGCGCAATTAAAGGCATCCGGTAACACCCGGATTGTGGAACATAAGGTCATTGAGAAAATAGAATTCTGTGCCTTCGGCAATACCCATCCATTTCGGATAAAAATTGTCAACCGGTTGAACGACGTCTATGATTATTTCTATATCAAACAGGCAGATGCATCACGTATCTATGGTTTGGAGTTGGAAGAGATCGTGTCTCCCAATCAGGTGAACTACCTCTATGATCGGGATACGCTTGTTGAAGAACATATCGTCGGTATTCCTGGTGATGTTTTTGCCAAGGGTCGGATTACCAATCCGGATTATAACCAAACGCGGATTGCCAAGGAGTTCGTCAAGTTCAATGAGCGCTGCGTGATTTCCATGCTGGGAGACATGCGTGCGTATAACTTTGTGATGCAGATTACCCCGGACTTTGACGATTTCCAGTTCCGGATCCGAGCCATCGATTTCGATCAGCAATTTTACGAGGGTAATATTAAGGTGTACCTGCCGCAATTCTTCAAGGAGAACTTGCCATTTGTCAAGCTTTCCATGGAGCACCTAAACGAAAAGACGGTATTGCAGTATCAACAAGAGGAACGGTCGTCCATTGTGCATCGTGTTCGGAGCGAACGACACCGGATAAAGGATTTACGGGATGCCTCAAAGACCCAGATGCTGTCCACCCCTGAGAACATAGAACGCTTAAAAGCGGGATATGCGAAGTATTACGATAATGAACATTATTTTAAGTGCCATTCCATGACGGATATCATCGAGCTGAATGTAAAGAATGTGATCCGTCAGGTGCAGCTTTAACGGATTCGCTTCTGGTTGTCCTTAACAAAGGCCTCCCATCCGGAATAGGATTTGCCGGAAGGACTCAGATTCTGCTGGAAGGCATGACAGACGGCTACGGCCAACCCATCGGTCGCATCCAGGAATTCAGGAGTTTCTTTAAAGTTCAACAGGTTTTGCAGCATGGCCGCCACCTGTTCCTTACTGGCGTTACCACTTCCTGTGACCGATTGTTTTATTTTCCTTGGCGCATATTCGAAGATAGGAATATCGTAGTTCAGCGCTGCAGCCATCGCCACCCCTTGTGCTCGCCCCAACTTCAGCATAACTTGGATGTTCTTCCCATAAAACGGTGCCTCCAAAGCAACGGCATCCGGTTTGTATTCCGTGATTAAAGCGTTGACTTTCTTGAATATACGTTGCAATTTAAGTCCGTGGTCATCCAAATGGCCCATCTTGACTACGCCCAAAGTAAGTAAGGTTATTTTCTTGTTGACTTCCTTCAAAACACCATACCCCAGCACCACCGTACCTGGGTCAATCCCTAAAATAATCCGCTCCTTAGCTGGTTCTTTTTGCATAGTGCAAGTATACGATTTTCTAAAGACTGGATTTGAAAATCCGTTATTTATTAAAAAATTGTTAAAATTGTGCTTTCTAAAAATCCATTGACAAAGACACAACGAAAATATCTCAATCTCTTGATCAAAATCGGCATCGTCGCCTTGGCGATGTGGTTCGTGGTGGATAAGGTCAACAATCAGAAGAACCTGCGGGAATTTCAGCACTTGGTGGGCCAGATCGATCCGTTCACCATTCGGACGGTATTGGTGGTGGTTGTGCTGATGATGTTTCTCAATTGGTTCCTGGAGGTGGTTAAATGGCGCTTTTTAAGCCGTCGGATTGAGAAATTGGGATTGTGGACCGCTGTTAAATCGGTTTTTTGTGGGCTTACCTGGGCGATTTTTACGCCGAACCGGATCGGTGAATATGGCGGTCGCGTCATGTTATTAAAGCCGGAGAATAGGGCATCGGGTGCTGTCGCTATGGGGGTTGGGCTATTTGCCCAATTGGTGCTGACCAGTGTGTTCGGCGCTTTGAGTATCGCTTGGTTTGTGACAAAATTTATCGATACACCGACTTCGGTCGATTTTGGTATCTGGTTGCTGGCCATTATCTATGCTTTGGCTTTTCTGGTACTTTACTTCAATGTGTCCTGGGTGGATTACTTGGTCGGCAGGATTAAATTTCTACGGAAGATCAAGCCTTTTTTTGCCGTACTGGAGGATTTCACCGTAAAGGAACTGGCCTATGTCCTTTGGCTGTCAGCTTGTAGGTTCGCCATTTTTACCTCCCAATACATTATCCTGATGTTGGTCATCTTGCCGGAGTTGCCGCTTGTTTCCATGGTGCTGATGATCTTTATTATGTTTTTCATCCAATCGGCAGTGCCTTCCTTGGATATTTTTGATTTTAGTGTCCGTAGTTTTGTGGCAAGCAATCTTTATGCTTACATTACAACCCAGGAAATTGCGGTTATGGCCATTGTGTCCTTAGTTTGGTTTGTCAATCTGATATTCCCGGCTATTATTGGGGCCTTTTTTGTATTTAACGTGAATTACATCAGTGATAGTAAATCTTAGTCTTTTTTTGTTGGTGATGACCATAATCTATGTGGTCCTGGTGCTGTATATGCGAAATGGGTGGATGCGTCTGCCGTATTTTCAACCGAATCCGAGTTATCCCTTGGCTAAGGTCACGGTTATTATTGCTGCCAGAAATGAGGAAGCCAACATTGGTCGGACCCTGGACTGCATCGTAGGGCAGGAGTTCCCACGGGAGCTTTTGGAAGTGATTGTCGTTGATGATCATTCCACGGATGAAACTGGTAACGTCGTAAAAGGCTATGCTGACCGCGGGGTCCATCTGATTACCCTGAATGAAGGCAACAAATTGAACTCTTATAAGAAGTTTGCCATCAATAAGGCAATTCATGCTTCAACAGGTGAAATTATTGTTACTACAGATGCAGATTGTAGGATGGGGCCGAGGTGGTTAATGAATGTAGTGCAGTATATGCAATCCCAACAGAAGGTCATGGTTTCCTCGCCAGTGTGTTATGATGAGGAAAAATCATATTTTGAAAGGTTGCAAACCTTGGAATTCCTGTACCTGATCGGTTTGGGTGCGGCCGGGATTGGTAATGGTAACCCAACCACCTGTAATGGCGCCAATCTAGCCTATCGGAAGGATTTATTCTTTGAAATGGGTGGATTCAATGGGATTGATCAGTTGGCTTCAGGCGATGATGAGCTTCTGCTGCACAAAGTTGCCGAGAAGTATGCCGATAAGATCGGATTCTGTAAATCCAAGGACGCGGTAGTCTATACCGATGCCAAGGAAAATTTAAAGGCCTTCCTGAACCAAAGGAAAAGGTGGGCTTCCAAAAGTACCAAGTATAAGGATAAGAAGGTTGTTGTTCTGGGTGTTTGTATCTGGCTGTTCAACCTGTCGCTATTGGTCAGTGTCGTGTTGCTGCTCTTGGGTTTTACCGAGGCAAGGACGTTGGTCATCGAATCGCTTTTGATGAAGATGCTTGTGGAGTTGGCCTTTCTTTACCCAATCGTCAGCTTTGTGGACAGAAAATCCCTGTTGTGGAACTTACCACTGCTTACGGTAATCCATTCCCTCTACCTTGTTTATATCGGGATTGTCGGCAATATCGGCAAGTACGATTGGAAGGGGAGAACGGTCAAATAGGAACTATAGGTTTTCTTCCTTTACCTTCAGTCGGATCATATCCTCTGCTTTTTTCACGATTTCTTCCACATTCAGGCCCGTAGTATCTATAGGGTCCAGTACCTCCCAGCTCATGGACGTAAATGGACGAAGAGGAAAAGCTCCCCATTGAACCATTTTATAGGAACCATTGATGGCAATGGGAACAACCAAGGCATCCGGATTTTTCTTCAATAAAGTAGCGATGCCGCCAATGGAGAAATTCTTCATCTTCCCTGTTTTTGTGCGTGTTCCTTCCGGAAATATAAACGCCGACCAATTGTTTTTCTTCATGTTATTGGCCAGGGTCAAAATCTCCGCAATGGATTGCTTGGGATCTTTGCGGTCAATATTGGCTGCACCCCCATGCTTCAGGTTAAAGGAAATACTCGGGATACCGGCCGTCATCAATTCGATTTTCGAAATGAATTTCCCGTGGAACCTGCGCATAAAATAAATCAACGGCGGAATATCGTAGGTGCTCTGGTGATTCGCTACGAAAACGATCGGTCGCCCAGTTGGGATGTTCTTGTTGTCTATAAAATGCGTACGATTGAAAAGGATATAGTTGCAGGCAACCAATATACCGTTCAGCATATCCACACTTCTTTTATGCGCACTGTAACCACCTAATTTTAAGCACAACCATTGAATGGGGTGGAATAACAAAAGTGCTACTGCAAAACAGATGTAGAATATAGGCGTAAGGATAAATCCCAGTAATTTTCTCATGGCGATACAAAATTGTGCAAATATAAGGATTTGGCAGATGTTCTGCCTTTTTTGTTTTTAATCCAAAATTTTATGTAAATAAATTTGAATAATGTTAAATCTATTTTTAACTTTATTTAGTTTAATACCTAAAAATATGAAATTTCCCTTGCATTGTCCTGCATGTAACCACGATATGACCGTGGTGAAATTATATTGTGATCACTGCCAAACGGAAGTATCGGGTAAGTTTGGTCTTCCCTTGTTTTTGAAATTGGAACCTGATGAGCAGGATTTCATTATGCAATTCCTTCTGGACTCAGGAAGTTTGAAGGAGATGGCCAATAAAATGGGGAAAAGTTACCCCACTGTTCGGAACAAATTGGATGAATTGATTGAAAAGATAAAAAGTTTATAACCATGCGCGTATTTAAGGAAAAACAAAACATGATGACCTGGTGGATGCTGGCTTTATTGTTGGTAATCATGGGCTATCAGCTTTATCTTTACGGAACGGACTTGGAAAGGTTGATTCGGGAGCCATCTTTATGGATTACGGTATTGGTCATTATATTGTTAGCGGCCATGCAGCTACACACAAGATACGATGAGAAAGGTATTTATGTCCGGTTTTTGCCCTTTGTTTGGGAAAGACAGATTTCATGGGATAGCATTGCACATGCCTACCTCCGCACCTATGATATCAGTGATTTCGGTGGGTGGGGATATCGTGTCGGTCGGCAGGGAAAAGCGTACAATGCCAAGGGTAAGGATGGTTTGCAATTGGTCATGAAAGATGGTAGCCAACTGATGATCGGAACCCAGCATCCTGAGGAGTTAAAGAAAATAATTCAAGACTATAAGCCTTACACTGATGAATTCGAATAGGACCCCGAAAATATGGTATCCCTTTGAACATACCACCACCCAACGGCTATTGCTCTGGGGCGTGTTGGGATTCATTCTGCACGTGCTGCTGAGCTGGTTATGGGATGTCAACCAGGATGCACTATTGCATTTCGCTGAGTCAAAGCCAAAGGCGTGGTGGAAAATCCTTTACAATAACTTCGTGAATATCATTGCGCTGACTGTTGTTCTCTATGTCTATGGGCGCATTGTGTACAATAAGACCCGATGGATTGATGTGCTGGTCGCCATATTGTTCAGTCATATTTTCCTATTCCTGAGCCTCGTAGTTACGTTGAACCCTTACATGGCGGAGATTTCCGGTCAGGTTGTCGATATGGTGAAGAATGGCGATCTGGAGGTAGAGAAACTGGGCGCATTTTCGCTGGCAATGATGTCCATCACAGGATTGCTGGGGATTTTCTTTCTGGTCGTATTTTTCTATTATTTGATTCAGGGTATGAAAATTGCCATCAACAGTAAGAAGTGGTACCATGGGTTGGTCATCGTGTTGTTGGTTTTTATGGTTGACCTGCTTTTACGTATCATACATGTTTATTTATAAGCGAATGAAAAATTATTTTATCCTTTTATTGGTTTTGTGCTCCTGTAGGATGACTGTTGCGCAGTCTTTCGAAGGCAGTTGGAAAGGTAGTCTGGTGGTATCCGCAATGGAACTTCCCCTTATTTTTGAGTTTAAGTACAATGGAGTATGGGAAGGTACTATGCAGAGTCCGATGCAATCCAATGCGAAAATCCCTTTGAGCCGAATCGAGAATCGTGGCGATTCTATTTTTGTTGAGCTTAAACAGGCCGGACTTTCGTATAAAGGCAAATTAAACCAGGATAGAAATGCAATTGAAGGGACTTTCCAACAGCGGACCCTGAAAGCACCCATGGTGTTGACACGCTTGAGCGCTGCACAGGCGGAAGCTGCCGGCACCTTCAAACGATCACAACGGGTCAAACCACCTTATAGCTATGATACCCTGAATGTAAACTTCGAAAATACCATCGATAAGGTCACGCTTGCCGGCACAATGACGTCTCCTAAAGAGAAAGGACGATACCCTGCCGTGGTGCTGGTGACCGGATCCGGTCCGCAGGATCGCAATTCCACTGCATTGGGGCATGAACCCTTTAAAGTGCTGGCGGATTACCTGACCAAACAGGGCATCATCGTGCTGCGTTATGACGACCGCGGCATTGCCCAATCTACTGGCAAGTACCAAACCGCCACAACTGGCGATTTCGGAAAGGATGCCCTTGCGGGACTTCAGTTCCTGCGCAAGCAGGCGAAAGTGGACCCGAATAAAGTAGGCATTGTCGGCCATAGTGAAGGTGGACTGATTTCCTTGATCTTGGCTGGACAGCATGTCGCTGGATTGGATTTTATCGTTTCCCTGAATGGACCCGCCATTCGCATTGATTCCTTGATGATCATGCAGGCGGAAGCTGTGGAGCGCTCCATGGGGAGGACGCTAACCCCAGCGATGAAGGAAAAGGTACTCCGGAATTATGAAATTGCCAAGAGTGACCTGACCACTGAAAAAGCATTCCAAGCGATCATGTCCAATATGAAAGTGATAGAAGGAAGTCAGAATGTTGCCTTTGCCGATGAAATCGGCGTGCTGGTCACACCTTGGTACCGCCACTTCCTCAAAATCGATCCCGTACAGTTCATCAAGAAAATTAAGGTGCCGGTCTTTGCTTCATTTGGGGGTAAAGATATACAGGTGATCGCCGTACCGAATATGGAAAGCATGACAGATAACCTGCCAAAGGGGACAAAGAGTGAAATCAAGATCTATCCAGACCTGAACCACATGAACCAA is a genomic window containing:
- the proC gene encoding pyrroline-5-carboxylate reductase — protein: MNKITIIGGGNIGLSLAKGLLKSNYCQANEITITRRNLSSLAEEKELGFRISDSNPDAIEGADFVVLAILPQQIRKVMDELAPVLKPSQTVISVVSGVSCQDIKTVLGADKVVVRAMPNTAIAIGQSMTCIATDDAPEEKVKEVSIIFESVGAVVVINEDLMTSATALCACGIAFFLRSIRAASQGGVEIGFHAHDALKMAIQTAKGAADLLLQMESHPESEIDKVTSPKGCTIAGLNEMEHNGFSSAFIKGIKLSAKKAGGLYND
- a CDS encoding lysophospholipid acyltransferase family protein — encoded protein: MRKLLGFILTPIFYICFAVALLLFHPIQWLCLKLGGYSAHKRSVDMLNGILVACNYILFNRTHFIDNKNIPTGRPIVFVANHQSTYDIPPLIYFMRRFHGKFISKIELMTAGIPSISFNLKHGGAANIDRKDPKQSIAEILTLANNMKKNNWSAFIFPEGTRTKTGKMKNFSIGGIATLLKKNPDALVVPIAINGSYKMVQWGAFPLRPFTSMSWEVLDPIDTTGLNVEEIVKKAEDMIRLKVKEENL
- a CDS encoding M20 family metallo-hydrolase, which encodes MTNIDQLAEESIGLLSQLIRIPSFSREEERTADAIANFLQQDGIPTQRVGNNIIAYNHFFDEGKPTILLNSHHDTVKPNPGYTKDPFDPIQNDGKLFGLGSNDAGGCLVSLIATFRYYYNREDLDFNLCLLASAEEEVSGKGGVEAAFPELRPCSFAIVGEPTLLNLAVAEKGLMVLDCEAIGVSGHAAREEGDNAIYKAMEDIQWFRTFAFPRQSEFLGPVKMSVTMIEAGSQHNVVPASCKFVVDVRTTDVYSNLEVLDMIKEHVSSHVVARSTRLNPSSIAVDHPIVQSGIALGKSMYGSPTMSDQALLPIPSIKVGPGDSARSHTADEFIHLEELHEGVRFYIDLLGDHFKI
- a CDS encoding DUF2089 family protein yields the protein MKFPLHCPACNHDMTVVKLYCDHCQTEVSGKFGLPLFLKLEPDEQDFIMQFLLDSGSLKEMANKMGKSYPTVRNKLDELIEKIKSL
- a CDS encoding lysylphosphatidylglycerol synthase domain-containing protein, which gives rise to MLSKNPLTKTQRKYLNLLIKIGIVALAMWFVVDKVNNQKNLREFQHLVGQIDPFTIRTVLVVVVLMMFLNWFLEVVKWRFLSRRIEKLGLWTAVKSVFCGLTWAIFTPNRIGEYGGRVMLLKPENRASGAVAMGVGLFAQLVLTSVFGALSIAWFVTKFIDTPTSVDFGIWLLAIIYALAFLVLYFNVSWVDYLVGRIKFLRKIKPFFAVLEDFTVKELAYVLWLSACRFAIFTSQYIILMLVILPELPLVSMVLMIFIMFFIQSAVPSLDIFDFSVRSFVASNLYAYITTQEIAVMAIVSLVWFVNLIFPAIIGAFFVFNVNYISDSKS
- a CDS encoding glycosyltransferase family 2 protein codes for the protein MTIIYVVLVLYMRNGWMRLPYFQPNPSYPLAKVTVIIAARNEEANIGRTLDCIVGQEFPRELLEVIVVDDHSTDETGNVVKGYADRGVHLITLNEGNKLNSYKKFAINKAIHASTGEIIVTTDADCRMGPRWLMNVVQYMQSQQKVMVSSPVCYDEEKSYFERLQTLEFLYLIGLGAAGIGNGNPTTCNGANLAYRKDLFFEMGGFNGIDQLASGDDELLLHKVAEKYADKIGFCKSKDAVVYTDAKENLKAFLNQRKRWASKSTKYKDKKVVVLGVCIWLFNLSLLVSVVLLLLGFTEARTLVIESLLMKMLVELAFLYPIVSFVDRKSLLWNLPLLTVIHSLYLVYIGIVGNIGKYDWKGRTVK
- the argB gene encoding acetylglutamate kinase, coding for MSVLNIIKIGGNVIDNPDQLEVFLEKFSALPGRKILVHGGGKIATRIASDMGIEAKMVEGRRITDAAMLDVVTMVYAGLTNKNIVAALQKNNCNAIGLCGADANVIKAVRRPVKEIDYGFVGDILADSIDPLAIKKLLEAEFIPVFSAITHNGNGQLLNTNADTIASSLAVALSKLYEVSLIYCFDKNGVLLDVNDDQSVIETIRSSEFERLRDSKTIHDGMIPKLFNAFDAISKGVSNVYIGHANNLHLFQQRKFGTCLIA
- a CDS encoding Lrp/AsnC ligand binding domain-containing protein, whose amino-acid sequence is MEKNYTNYDLDKLDVQILSILMEDASIPYTEIAKKLIVSGGTIHVRMKKMEEMGIIRGSNLIINPQKIGFDITAFLGIYLEKGSQYADAVEQLKQVKEVVELHYCTGQYSMFAKIICKDTSHLRKVLNEDIQGLKGIQRTETIISLEESIKRQITL
- a CDS encoding alpha/beta hydrolase family protein, translating into MKNYFILLLVLCSCRMTVAQSFEGSWKGSLVVSAMELPLIFEFKYNGVWEGTMQSPMQSNAKIPLSRIENRGDSIFVELKQAGLSYKGKLNQDRNAIEGTFQQRTLKAPMVLTRLSAAQAEAAGTFKRSQRVKPPYSYDTLNVNFENTIDKVTLAGTMTSPKEKGRYPAVVLVTGSGPQDRNSTALGHEPFKVLADYLTKQGIIVLRYDDRGIAQSTGKYQTATTGDFGKDALAGLQFLRKQAKVDPNKVGIVGHSEGGLISLILAGQHVAGLDFIVSLNGPAIRIDSLMIMQAEAVERSMGRTLTPAMKEKVLRNYEIAKSDLTTEKAFQAIMSNMKVIEGSQNVAFADEIGVLVTPWYRHFLKIDPVQFIKKIKVPVFASFGGKDIQVIAVPNMESMTDNLPKGTKSEIKIYPDLNHMNQHANTGAVAEYAEIEETISPELMEDVANWIKGLK
- the ruvC gene encoding crossover junction endodeoxyribonuclease RuvC translates to MQKEPAKERIILGIDPGTVVLGYGVLKEVNKKITLLTLGVVKMGHLDDHGLKLQRIFKKVNALITEYKPDAVALEAPFYGKNIQVMLKLGRAQGVAMAAALNYDIPIFEYAPRKIKQSVTGSGNASKEQVAAMLQNLLNFKETPEFLDATDGLAVAVCHAFQQNLSPSGKSYSGWEAFVKDNQKRIR
- a CDS encoding acetylornithine carbamoyltransferase; protein product: MKKFFSVADVDNLKEIVSEALSLKAAPHGNSELGKHRMLGLVFLNPSLRTRLSTQKAAINLGMDVMVMNMDKDGWALETRDGVVMNGTTVEHIREAAAVMGEYCDILGLRSFPTLKDKEADYSEDLFNKFIKFCGVPVISLESATRHPLQSLTDLITITEHKQKDKPKVVLAWAPHVKALPQAVPNSFSEWMCRAQEEGLVDFTIAQPAGYELSEEFSKGAHITTNLDEALADADFVYVKNWSSFKEYGEVYPVAENWLLDNEKLKLTNDAKVMHCLPVRRDLELSSEILDGPNSLVIKEASNRVWAAQVVLKRMLEELKG